Sequence from the Halobaculum rubrum genome:
CCTCTCGCCACTCGGCGTCGTGATCGCCGGGAGCGAGGCGTCCGCGCAGTCGGTTGCCGAGTTCGAGTTCCTCGGACTGCCGCTGGGGACCGTCCTCGTACTAAGTTCGTTCGCGGTCGTGTCGCTGTACCTGCGACAGCCGTGGTCGTCGGACTTCATCCCGGGGACGTTCACCGACATCCCGTTTCTCGGCACCGAGGAGGAGGGCGAGACGTAACATGACCGCCAGCCGACCGCGGACGGAGGTGGACTCGTGGTGACGCGCGAGTCGCTGGCCGACCGGTTCCTCACGGAGAAGGGACGCATCGCGGTCGGCACGCTTGGCGGCGGCCTCGTGGGCGGCGGTCTGTACGCGCTGCTGCAGGGCATCGTCGGCATCGTGTTGGGCGGCGGGCGAGCGCTCGACATCTTGCTGGGCGGCTACGCGAGAGCGCTCCGGTCGAACGTGACCGCGCTGATCGCCGGCCTCGAGGCGGAGGTCGCCGACGCGTGGGACCCATTTCAGGCGGGCGTGTTCTCGCTGCCGCTGAACGTACTGGTCGTGATCGTCGGCTTCGCAGTCGCCGCTCTCGCCGTGAGGTGGTACGTTGGCTGACGACACGCCGACGTGGAGCGTGATCGCGCCCGATTGGGTGCAGAACCTCTCCGAGCTCGGCAAGGCGCTATCGAACGGGAACTTCGCGTCGCTCGTCAGGAGCGTCGTGTTCCGGCCGATCGTCAAGACGATCATCGGCATTGCGGCGACAGTGTACGGCGCGATCCTGACGCTGTTTCAGGGGTCGGCGCCGGGGTTCTCACGCGACGAATCCGTGTGGGGACTCGCCGACCTGTTCCCTGCGATCGCGAGCTACGCGCTCGACCTCGTCGAGTACGTGTACGGGGCCTACGTCGATGTGGGCCTGTTCGTTGCGAGCGCGATCACACCGTCAGTACCGGGGCCGATCGACGGCCTGATCCTGCTGGTGGTGTTCGCGGTCGAGGCGGTCGTGACGATGTTCCTGATCGTGCGAGGCACGCGAGCGGTCGCCGATGCGATCCCGGGCCTGTCCGGGATCGAGACGTTCATCTTCGGGTGATAGAGCATGGGAAAGAGACTCAAGAAGACGAAAGAGGCACTCACACACCCGATTTCAGCGGCGTCGAGCGCGGTCGCCGCCTTCGGTGCACTACTGAATCCGGATGTCGTGTTCGCGATCGGCTCGGCGCTGTACGCGTCGGCGCCGAGCCTGTTCACCGGTGGGTCTATCGCGGCGTTCACGCTGCCGCAGGTGTTCCCGACGCTGGCAGCGTTCAAACCGGTATTCCTCGCGATCGTCGCGATCGCGGGACCGCTGTACCTGATCCGGCTGGTGAACAACTCGACGGAGATCTTCGAGGAGAAACTATGAGCAACACACCAACATCGGAGACGCATCGCCGGCGAGCGCGAGGTGATCTCGGTGCCGACTGAGGTCGTCTCGCTGCTCGCGGAGAACTGGCTGTGGCTGATCGGCGGGGGCCTGCTCGCGCTGATCATCTACTGGATCGCCGACGAGGCTGGAGACGCGGCCGATCGCGTCGAGACGGTCGAGCGCGTCACTGATCGCGCTGAGCGCGCGACGGGCGGCGTCCTCTCGGGAACGCGAGCGCTGCTCGTGGGCTTCGTCGGCATCGGGCTGACCGCGGCGGGCGAGGTGCTCGGACTGGCGGCAGTCCTGAACGAACTGCTCGGCGGGGTACCGTACCTCGTCGGGATGCTCCTGTACGGTGGCCTGAGCCTCGCAGGTATCTACGTCGACGTGCGACCGTCCACACTCGGGATCGCGTTCGTGATCGTGTTCCTGGTGGTGTCGATGATCTGGATCGGCAACCGCGACGGGAGGGCGGCGTAGCATGGTCGTCGCCGAGATCGTCAACGGCTCGAAGATGCTGATCGCCGGCGGGGGCGGCTTCGTCGGCGGGTGGTACGTCTGGGGCGCCGTCTCTGGTGTCCTCGCGGGGCTGCTCGACGCGGTCGGTATCTCGACGCCTGCGGCGGCGTGGTTGGTCGCGGGGCCGCTCGTGGGCCTCCTCGTCGCGGCGTTCTCGGCGAACTACGTCGCGGGAGGTGGCTCGTGAAGCGAGCACTCCTCGCGGCACTGCTGGTCGTGTCGCTCGTTGTACCGCTCGTCGCCGTCGGCGGGGCCGTCGCCGACGGCCACGGCGCTGCGGCCAACGAGTCCGACACGGACAGCGAGGCGAACACCTACGAGGAGCTGAAGCGCGGCGGCACGACCTACGAGAGCGCGCCGTCGTCGATGCGGTTCCTCGGCGACTACAGCAGCGCGACCGTCCGCGTGTTCCCGGTCGGACCGGGCGAGAGCGGCTGGCACTACCTCGAACGCGACGAGGTCGTGAACGGCAACCAGGTGCAGCTGCGGACGGTCCGTCTCGCGCCCGAGGACGAGCTCGACCGGACGCTGAACGTCACCGTCGTCGCGTGGCAGAAGAGCACTCGGACGGTCGAGCGCGGGAACACGACCGTCGAGGAGACGGTCGCGACGAACGTGAGCACGTACCGCCACCAGATCGAGGCCGGACGCGGGTACGACACGGCGAACGTGTCGCTGCCGGCCCACTACGACGAAACCTACCAGATCACGATGTGGGTTGAGGGGAGCGACGCCCGCTGGCGATTTGCCCACAAGAGCGTCGAGACGACGCGAGCGCTCCCGTTCGCGCCGACGTGGGGCGGATACTGGGAGTTCACCGCGACGAACGTCCTGATCTGGATCGTCGGGCTCACCGGCGTCACCGTGGTCAGCGCGGTCGGCTCGATCGAGCGGACCGGGAAAGGCCCGGGCCTCGGGCTCGTGACGTGGGCGATCATCATCGCGATCGGGTCGGCGGTGATCGGCCTCGGCGCGTTCGTATGGACAGCGAGCTTGCTGTCGGCGGCGCCGCCGGTGATCGGCTTCGCGATCGCGGCGGTGATCGGCATCGTCGTGCTCGAAACCACGGAGAAAGGCGTGTACAGTGTCGCGCTGATGCGCCTGTTCACCGGCGAGAAGTCGAACCCGCGCGGCGACCTCGCGCTTGAGGCTCGGGATGCCGACTTCGAGACGGTGACACTGGCGAACACGGACAGCGGGACGAAGGTGATCGAGACGGGGATCCGCCCGTGGCTCGCCCGGCTGCGGACTGGCGGCACGGAGTTCGTCGGCATCGACCGGCTGAACTTCGAGTTCGACCTCGGGACGCCGGAGGTCTCGTTCACCGACACGGTCGCCGATAAGCTGATCTTCGTCGACGAGGACGGCGTCAACGGCGACGGCGATCTCGCGACGGTCTCGCCGTCGACGGTCGAATGGGACCTGCCGATCCGCATCGAGACCGAGGACGGCGTGCGAACGAACTGGACGGCGCTGTTCTCGCTGGCGTTTCACATGGTCGTCCCGTTCGCGCTGGCGTCGTTCACGATGGACTACCTGGGCGTCGGCGGCGGTCGCATCGTCGGGGCGCTGTTCGCCGCGGTCGTCGTCTACGCCGCTCACACCCGCGTCACCGAGGGCCGCGCGGAGTTCATGCCGGCGGTCGGCATGACCGAGGACGCGGTCGCGACGGCGATGCACATGGAATCGGAGGTCGACGACTACGAAACGCTCGAACAGGCACTCGACGCGCTCGTCGACGAGCGGAACTCGACGGACGAACTGATCGAGACACTGCGGAACCTCGACAGCGAGGCGGCCGTCCGCGATGCCTCGCGGCGTGACACCAACCCGGGTTCGTTCGTCGAGGGGACGGACCCGACCGCGGAGGCTGACGACTGATGTCGTCTGAACTCCCATCGCTCGGCGGTGACACTGACGAGACGGCCGCGGGGGCCGTCGACGGTCTCGCCGACGCGCTCGACCAACTGGACGAACCCAGATCGGGCGCTGTCGACGAGTCGGTGCTCCCCGAGTTCGAGATCGAGGAGACTGGCGACGAGATCGAGTCGACGCGGCCGGCGCTGCAGGCGCTGAACGAGCAGCAGCTCGAGGCGCTGCGCGAGTTCCGCGACGAGGGCGTCGAACACAGGCCGGCGCTACTCCGGTGGCTGCTGCGGCTGCAGTACCGGACGCTGGGGCGCTTGCCGGACTACTGGTACTCCCACATCGCGACAGACCCGACGGCGCTGGCGTGCGTCCTGACGGGCGAGACGCGGGGTGTGTACAACCGCCGCGGCGAGACGAAGATCACACCAGCGGACGCGTGGTGCACGCGGCGCCGGCTCGTCGCTCGGTACCTCCGGCCGGCCTGTCGCGAGGCGTTCCGGTTCCTTCGACCGAAGGCAGCCGAGTACCTCGAGGGCAACCGCGACCCGGAGAAAATGGCTGCACTGGCGATGCGACCGGCGCTCGACGAGCACTACTCGCGCCAGGAGCGCGCGATCGCGGAGTTTCACGAGGGGTTTGACTCCGTCGCGGTGCTCGATGAGTGGCTGCAGCGACTCGACGCGGCGACGTTCGGGACGATGAAAGCGGTCGAGCCGGACTTCGACTACCAGCTGACGACGAGCCGGCTGCAGCCGGAGCTGACGACGTGTTCTGAGCCGATGTACGTCGAAGAACGTGAGCGGATTATCGCGTGGAATCTGCTCCCGGCGTGCAACGTTGCCGTCCGAGAACTGGCGGATCAGGCAGGGGAATCGCAAGACGAAGAAAAGACCGCGAGCAGCGGGGTCGAGCTATGAGTAAGACACAACAGACCCATGAGACGACGGAAGAGGAGATCGTCGAGGCGTTCGAGGCGGAGACGCGGACCTCGACGTACCGAGGAACGAACTACGGCGTGACCGACGCGGGGTCGATGCGCCGTGAGCACGGCCTTCGTCCGTTCTGGAAACAACTGTACGAGACGAGCGAGGCGGAGTCGATCGACACGAGCGCCGACGCGGTCGGGTACCCGGGGAACATCCCGGACTGCCTGATCCACCTGCGGCGTGACGAGCGCGAGCTGCTCAAACAGGACGACCCGGACCTGTCGAGAGTACCGAAGGCGCGCCGGCACGTCCTCCGATGGCTGGCGGTCGACGACCGCGCGCTCTCGTCGATGTCGATCGGCGGCACGGACCTGCTCGGCACCGGTCAGCCGGGCTCGGGGAAGTCGACGCTGGCGAACGACCTGGCGCGGCAGGTCTTGGAGATCAACCCGGAGGAGGCGTTCATCTGGCGCGGGACGCCCTCGCGAGCGGAGTGGACGCCACTCGCGCCGTGGACGAAGCTGCTGCTCCCGTCGAGCACGAACTCGCGCGTCCGGGTTCAGCCGCCCGCACACGCGTCGGGCTCGTTCACGCTCGACGCGGAGCAGGTCGCTCGCGAGGTCGTGTACTACGACGACGTGTACGAGCTGCTCGAGGAGTTCGAGGCGGGCAAGTTCCACGTCGTGTACCCTGACCCGGAGGGGCACGGCATCGAGGACGTGTTCCGGCGGTCGCCCCGAACCGACCAGTTCGACTGGATCAACGACGCGAGCATGGCCGACGACAGCGAGTACGACACGCCGACGCCGCTGTCGCACTGGTGGTTCGGCTTCGTGGTCGCGCTCGTCGACGAGGCGGGGCCGGAGTTTGCCTCGCTGCTCCTCGACGAGGTGGGCGACCTGCTGCCGCAGGCGGCCCGCAGTGGTCCGAAGAACCACCACTGGTACGAAAAGATCGAGGCGTACCGCGACGCGCTCGTCGACGCGCGGAAGAACAACAAGACGATCTACAAGTTCGGTCACAACGAGGCGGACGTCCACGATCTCGTCCGCCGGAAGCTCCGCTGGCGCGTGACGATGCCGGGGTGGCCGAACCCGACGGCGGGCGACAGCGTGGTCGGCTTCAAATCGGCTCCCATGGAGGAGCAGCACACCCAACACATGACGGTGGGGCGGGGGTTGTGGTGGACGGCGCTGCACTACACGAAGTTCAGCTGGGGCGACTTGGCGAAGCCGACAGTCGCGAAGGTCGCTGTCGAGCTCGACGGTCGGGGTGGAAGCCGATGATCGACGGGGTCGATCGGCGCCGAGACCGGCGAGCAGTCAGTTTCCCGACACCAGACGCACGCGCGTGTTACGAGTCGAGTAGGCGCACCCCCCGGGGGCGGGCGCACGCCGTTGCTGCGACCGCTCGCGACGGGCCAACGCGTGGGCGGGCGGCCGCCTCGGTGGTGGTCGCTCGTGCGTGACCGCACGCGTCGGATCGCGAGCGTCGCGCTCGTCGCGCTGCTGCTCGTGAGCACGGTCGCGGTCGGGATCCCGCTGGCGAGCATGACCGCGACGGCGGCGAGCCCGCCGAGCGGCATGGTCGGCGTGAGCGCGTCGAACGTTGAGGACATCCGCGCGTCGCCGGGATCGGGCGGTCTGTCGGAGAGCGCGCTCGACGGCGCGGTGTACGTCTCCGAGCACGCGAGTACGACCGAGGTGTCGATCGTGACTCGCGAGCAGGCGGAAGAAGTGGCGAGCGGCGCGTCGCCGTCGGATGTGGCCCACGAGGCGGTGTGCTCGTCGCCGGCGGCGGACAAGAACCCGAACTTCGACTGTGAGACGACGCCGGCGCTGGTAATCTCCGACGACGTGCACGACGACGGCCGCCGCGTGGCGATCGATGTCAACGTGATCGAAGACGCGCTCGGCTACGTTCCGAGCCGGCTCACCGTGCAGAACAACGAGACGGGCGAGCGGTGGGTGTCGCCGACGACGGTCGAGGACGGCTACCTGGTCGCGTCGGTCGAGCACTTCTCCTCGAACGCGGTCTCGTTCGAGTCGGAGATCTCGATCGAGGCGGCGAGCTCGTCGAACGGCACGACGTTCACGTACGACGTGAGCGACCTCGACGCCGCGAGCGACCCGTCGATAAACTTGACGGGCGAGACTAACACCGGATGGGATAACGAGACCGCATTCCTCTCCGACGGAGGGAGTATGTCGATCTCTCCCGCGGGGACGAGTGTCGGCGGACCGTCGGCGAACGGCGAACCCGTGTTAGTCGCGACCGACAAATCCGGATCGAGGAGTAACCCACTTACCGACGTTCAAGGCGACACGGCGCTCGTTTTCGACGGAAACGGTGGTGAGTTGCTATTAACCGATGCGCCCGGATATATCGACACACTCGAAATCAACGGTAGGAAGGGTGCAGGGGATGTGTATGTCGATATATACATTTCCGACGAGGAGGCTGTCGACTCGACTCAAGCCGAGGGGACGCTCGTCGCTGAATATGTCTCGTTGGAAAGTGGGACGAACACGATCGATCTTGACACCCCGGTTACCGTCGATGCGGGGACAAATATCACCGTCCAGTTAGTCGACCGTGGCTCTGATGCCCCCTTCTATATTGATTATCAAGACCAGCCCGACGGCGAGGATTGGTATTTCGGATATGACGACAGTAAAGAGGCCAAAATGGGCGACATATCGGTATCCTCGTCGCCCGCCTCCGACGTGTCGGTTTCGTCGGACGACGGCGCGTCGGCGTCGTTCGGGAATTTCACCGCAGGAGAGACGAAAGAACGAGAGTTAGGCGTAACGACCGACGCGACAACCGTCGATCTATCCGCGACGAGCGGGGCCGTCGACGTTACACTAAAAATGGAGGAGCGGACCGCGACGGTGGATCCCGGCGTGAAAGTTAACGGCGAGACGGTAAGCCACACGGGGACGCTGTCGGACGGCGAGACGGTGTCGCTGTCGGGGAACTCGTCGTGGCTCCAAGAGGGGACGAACGAGGTCGTCGTCGAGGTCGGCGACGGCTCGCTCTCGTCGGATGCGCCAGCTCCGAAGGTGGCGCTGAACTATTCCCACGATGCGGTCGACCGAAAGACGGTCAACTACGACGAACAGCAGTGGACGGTCCGCTACGACACGAGCAAGACCTTTGCGAGCGAGCGCTCGAACGCGTGGCTGAACACGACGTTCGAGCACGAGGTCGTCGCGATGCGGGATGTCGAGGTGCGGTGGAACGAGTCGGGCGACTTCGTCGGACTCGGGTCGTCGTACTACCAGCTCGACGGCAACGACGTGGCGGTCGATCTCGACGCGGCCTACCCCGACGGCTCGACGATCCCGACGAACACGACCGTCGAGGTCCGGCTGAACGGGAGCCGAGTCGACCCGTACAACATGACGATCTCCGTCGAGGAGGCGAGTAAGGCGGGCGACCCGCTGGCATCGCGCATCAAGGTCGACACGCGAAGCGAGGGCGCACACATCGACGTGGGACCGACGGCCGACGGCTCGCGGATCCACTACACGGAGAACGAGTCATGGTCGTCGCCGTCGACGTACTCGGTGATCACTGCCGACGACGAGCAGTCGATGTACGTGCCCGGTGCGAGTGCTGGTGACGCGTTCACGGTCCGGAACCTACCGACGGCAGCGGAGACGGACGGCGACGTGAAGCTCACCGTCGAGAAGGCGGGCGAGACGCCGGAGATCGCGGTCGAGCCGGGACCGGCCGGCGACCGCGATGAGGTGACGTTCACCCACTACGCAACGGTCGACGACACCGAGTACGTGCTGTACTCGAAGACTGACGGGATCGTCCGCGACTCGGCGACGGCGAACTCGCCGGTGACGCTCGTCGACGACGACTCCGACGAGGTGCTGGTGATCCAGGTCGACGACACGAACACGTCGAGTTCGGAGCAAACGTCGGGGCCGTTCGTACCGCCGCAGTTCGGTGAGGAGACGGGCGGCGGCGTGCCGCTCGGGACGCTGGCGGCGATCGGCCTCCCACTCGTGGGCCTCGCTGGCGCGGTGGTCGTGTACCGCCGCCGTGGCGACTCGTCAAGTGACGAGGCATCGAGCGACAACGCGTCGACGCCGGTGCGCGTGGTCGCTACGGTGGGCCGCGCCGTCTCGACGGGCGTGCGGACGCTCTCGAGGGAACCGCGTGTGGTTGTCGCGCTCGGGGTCGTTGGCGGGCTTGGGCTCGTGCTGACGGGCGCGATCCAACTCCCGCCGGGCTCGGGCCTGGTGCTGGTGATCGCCGGCCTCCCGTTGGTGACGTATCTCGTGCTCCGGCGGCTCGACTCCTGGTCGCCGATCGTCTTTGGGACGGTCTCGGTGGTCGCGGTCGTGCTCGGCCTGCAGCTGCTCGGCGCCGACCCGATCGGACAGGTGCTCGAGGCGCTGGGGCCGGGGGTGCTCATCCTCGGCATCGGCGTGCTCGTACTGGCGTACCAGGCGGTGCAGGCGGCGCGCGCACCGGAGGAGGTGA
This genomic interval carries:
- a CDS encoding MSCRAMM family adhesin SdrC, translated to MRDRTRRIASVALVALLLVSTVAVGIPLASMTATAASPPSGMVGVSASNVEDIRASPGSGGLSESALDGAVYVSEHASTTEVSIVTREQAEEVASGASPSDVAHEAVCSSPAADKNPNFDCETTPALVISDDVHDDGRRVAIDVNVIEDALGYVPSRLTVQNNETGERWVSPTTVEDGYLVASVEHFSSNAVSFESEISIEAASSSNGTTFTYDVSDLDAASDPSINLTGETNTGWDNETAFLSDGGSMSISPAGTSVGGPSANGEPVLVATDKSGSRSNPLTDVQGDTALVFDGNGGELLLTDAPGYIDTLEINGRKGAGDVYVDIYISDEEAVDSTQAEGTLVAEYVSLESGTNTIDLDTPVTVDAGTNITVQLVDRGSDAPFYIDYQDQPDGEDWYFGYDDSKEAKMGDISVSSSPASDVSVSSDDGASASFGNFTAGETKERELGVTTDATTVDLSATSGAVDVTLKMEERTATVDPGVKVNGETVSHTGTLSDGETVSLSGNSSWLQEGTNEVVVEVGDGSLSSDAPAPKVALNYSHDAVDRKTVNYDEQQWTVRYDTSKTFASERSNAWLNTTFEHEVVAMRDVEVRWNESGDFVGLGSSYYQLDGNDVAVDLDAAYPDGSTIPTNTTVEVRLNGSRVDPYNMTISVEEASKAGDPLASRIKVDTRSEGAHIDVGPTADGSRIHYTENESWSSPSTYSVITADDEQSMYVPGASAGDAFTVRNLPTAAETDGDVKLTVEKAGETPEIAVEPGPAGDRDEVTFTHYATVDDTEYVLYSKTDGIVRDSATANSPVTLVDDDSDEVLVIQVDDTNTSSSEQTSGPFVPPQFGEETGGGVPLGTLAAIGLPLVGLAGAVVVYRRRGDSSSDEASSDNASTPVRVVATVGRAVSTGVRTLSREPRVVVALGVVGGLGLVLTGAIQLPPGSGLVLVIAGLPLVTYLVLRRLDSWSPIVFGTVSVVAVVLGLQLLGADPIGQVLEALGPGVLILGIGVLVLAYQAVQAARAPEEVNNINIGDGDA